In Lolium perenne isolate Kyuss_39 unplaced genomic scaffold, Kyuss_2.0 unplaced34, whole genome shotgun sequence, the genomic stretch TCCTACCGTGCATCCTCTTAACGAAACGCTCGAACTCCATAAAATTGGGTCTCTCAAAGAGGACGCTGCACAGCCTAAGGTAGGTGAATCCAAACAGATGACGTCCATCTGGATCGTTCCGTGGCTTGGCATTCTCCAAAGTTTTGTTGTAGCCATCTCTGTCGTAGCAAGGCAGAGCATTCTCACTAGCCACTTGTATCCCAGCATCCCAGGCTGCATTTAGCACCTGAAAACGATATATGTTAACAGATGAAACACTGATATACTATCAAGATAGCTGTTCTTAAGTAAACAGCAGGATCCAATTGAACACAAGATGTACTAAACCAGTTGTTTGTATTGCTGTCAGATATGTTTGCTTACCAGATTAGCACTCTAAGCTGCCACTATGAAAATGTGAAAGAGAATGATGAGCAATGGCTATAATTACAGGAGGTCACATACCTGCCATACCAGGCCTTCTGGATCTGCTAAGGCCTCAGGGAATACCTCATGTTGATCCATAGTGCGCAATTCAACGCATGTGAAGTTCAGAGCTGCACCATGTTTTTTCAACACTTGAGCAATTGGAGCATAGCCATCACGGTTACATGGGTTATAAAACCCAGCAGTCAGCTCAGCAGCATGACTAGCAGTTTTGTACCACCAGTGTATGCCTGATACCTGTTCATGTCACAAGAGTGAATTAATCTATTTGATGTCCAATCCTTTAGTTTACTTGGCAAGCAAATGAGAGAGAACAAGTCTACTAAGATCAACATCCCAAAACTGGAACAAAAGCCCCCAAATAGAGCCTCCAAAAAACTGGAAACGGGTACATAACATATACTTTGTGAGCTAACGATCTATAACTGACCTTGACAGCAATAGCTGAACCTTCAAAAGCCAACCTGGCTAGCATTAGTACGCGGTCTGCATGATCCAGCAACACCTGGGAGTACCAGTTGAGGAAAAAGCGGCCATAATAGCTATCATAATCCCCTCCATCACAGAAAAAACCAGTATTGTTTGGTTCAGAATTATAATGGCCTGCGTTGTCTGGTGATCTTGCCCATATGGTGTGTCCCCGTGCTTCTGCAGCCCTCCTAAGATTTTTCTGCAAGTACCTGTCATAGCACTGGAAGGAAAAAAAACATCCACGTACATTAGATGATATATCGCATGGATTGTGGATGCCAACATTTAAGTAGATACTGAACCCTGCAGAGCAAGATGAAAAGAGGAGACGAAAGAAAGGTTTACCTGAAATTCTCCAATGCCAGGGTATTTCCAGCCATGGTTTGCAGCGTAGGACGGATAGCGTAACTCTCCACAAGCCCCTAGTCCAACCTCGATTTCCGAGATGATCCCATCCTCAAAATAGTCATCGAATTCAACTCGGAAGCTTCTCATGAAGTCAAAGTAGACCTGCATCATTGACCCTTACATAATGAATTAGTGGGAATGAGAAGACACCAGAAACTGAAGCTAGCATTTAGGTATAAAACAAGAGCTCCATGGTATATATGCGCATGGACCATGAAATTTACTTTAAACTTGATACTAGCTAGTTTGGATAAGAGTAGAATAATAAGAGTACCTCCACTGCCGTTCTGCCCTGCAGAACTCTTTCTTTGTCGATGCCCCACGAAAGGCACTCGGTGTTGCGCCTGCCTTCCCTGTCGGTGAAGTAGATATCTGGATTGCTCTTCCCAATCTCTATGACCCAGTCCGGGAGAGGGATGGAGACGTCGTCCCCGACGTTGCCTCCGCACTCGTGGAAGGACATGACCACCTAATAAGTGTAGCGAGCAGAAGAGGGAAATCAGGCTGTGTGCTAGGCTAGGCAGAGTCTGGTAAAACAGTCACAGAGGAGGTGACTTGCCTGCAGCTTTAGCTTGAGGTCCCTGATGATGTGGAAGAGTCTCGTGTATCCTGTCCAGTTGTATTGGTGCGGCCTTTGCGCCTCGACGT encodes the following:
- the LOC127303072 gene encoding beta-amylase 2, chloroplastic (The sequence of the model RefSeq protein was modified relative to this genomic sequence to represent the inferred CDS: added 205 bases not found in genome assembly) produces the protein MVWTGEYGGRTRDLVSVPASRGHAPPPPSPSSSSSSSSPISILHLPDPMLTPPHPQTMLAAAAPPIPLSPVRVAVVSPLAARPISRRAGSAFVAPPRAVPAEGAASPLLAVPVPTDEAEAQDDDNAIAMDGTGLATCPAPAVAPPRPPERDFAGTPYVPVYVMLPLNVVSLEGEVVDADALVGQLRVLKAAGVDGVMVDCWWGNVEAQRPHQYNWTGYTRLFHIIRDLKLKLQVVMSFHECGGNVGDDVSIPLPDWVIEIGKSNPDIYFTDREGRRNTECLSWGIDKERVLQGRTAVEVYFDFMRSFRVEFDDYFEDGIISEIEVGLGACGELRYPSYAANHGWKYPGIGEFQCYDRYLQKNLRRAAEARGHTIWARSPDNAGHYNSEPNNTGFFCDGGDYDSYYGRFFLNWYSQVLLDHADRVLMLARLAFEGSAIAVKVSGIHWWYKTASHAAELTAGFYNPCNRDGYAPIAQVLKKHGAALNFTCVELRTMDQHEVFPEALADPEGLVWQVLNAAWDAGIQVASENALPCYDRDGYNKTLENAKPRNDPDGRHLFGFTYLRLCSVLFERPNFMEFERFVKRMHGEAVLDLQA